From Panthera uncia isolate 11264 chromosome E1, Puncia_PCG_1.0, whole genome shotgun sequence, one genomic window encodes:
- the TLCD2 gene encoding TLC domain-containing protein 2, whose translation MWGLLVTGASFAAFRGLHWALQLLPTPGSAAQDRWKWRNICVSLVHSLLTGVGALLGLSLYPQMAADPIHGHPFWALVLVAVSVGYFLADGADMLYNQTLGQAWELLCHHLVVVSCLSTAILSSHYVGLSMVSLLLELNSACLHLRKLLLLSHQAPSLAFSMASWATLATLALFRLVPLGWISLWLIRQQHQVPPALVILGGTGLVTVGAMSVILGVRILVSDVLRSRHHPPIPGHKETRDTRRCCDGELVTRDGSILSLKD comes from the exons ATGTGGGGGCTCCTTGTGACCGGCGCCTCCTTCGCCGCCTTCCGGGGGCTGCACTGGGCGCTGCAGCTGCTGCCCACGCCGGGATCTGCTGCCCAGGACCGTTGGAAGTGGCGGAACATCTGTGTCTCCCTGGTGCACAGCCTGCTCACAGGGGTCGGGGCGCTGCTCGG GCTCTCGCTGTACCCTCAGATGGCTGCCGACCCGATTCACGGCCACCCGTTCTGGGCCCTGGTGCTGGTGGCTGTGTCCGTGG GTTATTTCTTGGCGGATGGAGCTGACATGCTGTACAACCAGACCTTGGGCCAGGCCTGGGAACTTCTCTGTCATCATTTGGTG GTAGTGAGCTGCCTCAGCACCGCCATTCTGTCCAGCCACTATGTAGGCCTCTCTATGGTGTCTTTGCTCCTGGAGCTGAACTCTGCCTGCCTGCACCTACGAAAATTGCTGCTGCTTTCCCACCAGGCCCCATCCCTGGCCTTCAGCATGGCCAGCTGGGCCACCCTGGCCACCCTGGCCCTCTTCCGCCTGGTGCCTCTGGGGTGGATAAGTCTGTGGCTGATCCGGCAGCAACACCAGGTGCCTCCTGCTCTGGTCATCCTTGGTGGAACTGGACTGGTGACTGTGGGTGCCATGAGCGTCATACTGGGTGTCCGTATTTTGGTCAGTGATGTCCTACGGTCTCGGCACCACCCGCCCATCCCTGGGCACAAGGAAACCAGGGACACAAGGAGATGTTGTGATGGTGAGCTTGTCACCAGGGATGGTTCCATTCTCAGCCTGAAAGACTAG